A single genomic interval of Halobacillus halophilus DSM 2266 harbors:
- a CDS encoding dipeptidase translates to MKYKVIDGHNDTLLNYMDETSDFDFLKESDAGHLDLIRAQKSGFSGGFFAIFTPNPVSPPSISEFLTEKGYQVPLPDPISSSYAQLHTNKVLAKMLKLEKDSQQQFIIVRSEKEMRDCLNKNVIGGIIHMEGAEAIDLDFNSLYVYHQAGLRSLGPVWSRANNFGEGVPYHFPASPDTGPGLTEKGKQLIRLCNELGVMIDLSHMNEKGFWDTARLSTQPLVATHSNAHKLCPITRNLTDKQLDAIKESNGVVGVTFCANMLRTDGRMDLSAPLEAITDHIHYIADRIGVEHIALGSDFDGCTIPDVIKDVTGVPKLLDQLLRESWTEADIAKLTHLNWLRVLKETGI, encoded by the coding sequence ATGAAGTATAAAGTAATTGATGGTCATAACGATACGTTGTTAAATTATATGGATGAAACTAGTGATTTTGATTTCTTAAAAGAATCTGATGCGGGGCATTTAGATTTGATAAGAGCTCAAAAAAGTGGATTCTCCGGAGGTTTTTTTGCGATATTTACTCCAAATCCGGTAAGCCCTCCATCCATCAGTGAATTTCTCACGGAAAAAGGCTATCAAGTGCCTTTACCAGATCCAATTAGTTCTTCCTATGCTCAATTACATACCAACAAGGTATTAGCAAAGATGCTTAAACTCGAGAAAGATTCACAGCAGCAATTCATAATTGTACGCAGTGAAAAAGAGATGCGCGATTGTCTGAACAAGAATGTGATCGGTGGAATTATACATATGGAAGGGGCAGAAGCGATTGATTTGGACTTTAATTCTCTTTATGTGTATCACCAAGCAGGCTTGCGGTCTCTGGGGCCGGTTTGGAGCCGGGCAAATAACTTTGGAGAAGGCGTTCCTTATCATTTCCCGGCTAGCCCTGATACAGGACCTGGGCTTACCGAAAAAGGAAAGCAGCTTATAAGACTCTGCAATGAGCTGGGAGTAATGATTGACTTATCCCATATGAATGAAAAAGGATTCTGGGATACAGCACGCTTATCCACACAGCCACTGGTAGCCACCCACTCTAATGCTCATAAACTCTGTCCTATTACAAGAAACTTAACAGACAAACAGCTGGATGCCATTAAAGAATCTAATGGAGTGGTCGGAGTAACTTTCTGTGCGAATATGTTAAGGACTGATGGAAGAATGGACCTGAGCGCCCCATTAGAAGCCATTACAGATCATATCCATTATATTGCAGATCGTATTGGCGTTGAACATATAGCACTCGGTTCTGATTTTGACGGCTGTACGATTCCGGACGTAATCAAAGACGTGACGGGAGTGCCTAAGCTATTGGATCAGCTTCTCCGTGAAAGCTGGACGGAAGCAGATATTGCTAAATTAACCCACTTAAATTGGCTAAGGGTTCTTAAAGAAACAGGGATTTAA
- a CDS encoding glycosyltransferase family 4 protein, with amino-acid sequence MKIAIFSDTYTPQVNGVSRTLERLVTHLEKEKIEYRLFIPYFKGSLPSDHIRPVHSFPFFLYPECRLSFPCAPRIKKDLESFKPDIIHIATPFNMGLTGLYYAKKLSIPIVGSYHTNFDRYLDYYNLQYLSKWMWKYLKWFYKDFQRTFVPSYQTRTELNLQDFQNISIWSRGVDCTKFQPSTNDINLKDYYDRKPTFLLTYVGRVAPEKDLDILMDTARNLPAPYKDKVHWLIVGEGPLLKKLQEEKLPNVTFTGYVHGSELANIYATSTLFIFPSTTETFGNVVLEALACGTPVVASKSGGVQEIIQHGKTGILCEPRNATQMIDAICKLLANPLRITAMENEARKYALDQSWDTIFCKLLNEYKEVLDQSLSSQAKLNMQS; translated from the coding sequence ATGAAGATTGCCATTTTCTCGGACACTTACACGCCTCAAGTCAATGGAGTATCTCGAACTCTGGAAAGATTAGTCACTCATTTGGAAAAGGAAAAAATTGAATATCGTTTGTTTATTCCCTACTTTAAAGGTTCGCTCCCCTCTGACCATATCCGCCCTGTTCATAGCTTTCCGTTCTTCCTGTATCCTGAATGTCGACTTTCATTCCCCTGCGCACCTCGTATAAAAAAAGATCTGGAATCTTTCAAGCCCGATATTATCCATATTGCCACCCCATTCAATATGGGACTGACTGGACTATATTATGCAAAAAAATTAAGCATTCCTATCGTAGGCTCCTACCACACGAATTTCGATCGCTATTTGGATTATTATAACCTTCAATATTTATCAAAATGGATGTGGAAATATTTAAAGTGGTTTTATAAGGATTTTCAAAGAACGTTTGTTCCTTCTTATCAAACGAGAACCGAACTAAATCTTCAAGATTTTCAAAACATATCTATTTGGAGCAGGGGCGTGGACTGTACAAAATTCCAACCTTCCACAAATGATATAAACCTCAAAGATTACTATGATCGTAAACCCACCTTCCTATTAACTTATGTTGGACGAGTGGCACCTGAAAAAGATTTGGACATTCTTATGGATACGGCCAGAAATCTTCCCGCTCCCTATAAAGATAAGGTTCACTGGCTAATCGTCGGAGAAGGTCCGCTACTCAAAAAACTCCAAGAGGAGAAACTTCCCAATGTAACCTTCACCGGCTATGTACACGGAAGTGAATTAGCAAACATTTATGCCACTTCCACTTTATTCATTTTTCCATCGACAACCGAAACTTTTGGAAATGTAGTTCTTGAAGCGCTTGCCTGCGGAACTCCTGTCGTAGCGTCAAAATCTGGAGGTGTTCAGGAAATTATCCAGCACGGGAAGACAGGAATCCTGTGCGAACCTAGAAACGCTACTCAAATGATTGATGCTATATGTAAGCTTCTAGCAAACCCATTAAGGATTACAGCAATGGAAAATGAAGCAAGAAAGTATGCTCTGGATCAATCCTGGGACACCATCTTCTGCAAACTCTTGAACGAATATAAAGAAGTACTCGATCAGTCCCTTTCTTCACAGGCCAAACTTAATATGCAATCTTGA
- a CDS encoding DHA2 family efflux MFS transporter permease subunit: protein MTTNPYNKVLIAALLLAGSFITILNQTLMITAIPPIMDEMNISANSAQWLTTVFMLVNGIMIPISAFLIERFTTRQLFLGAMTIFTLGTVVGGLAPNFGTLLVGRVIQSSGAGVMLPLMQTVFLMIFPINKRGAAMGYIGLVISFAPAIGPALSGWVTAAASWRLLFLVTLPLALVITVLSYFFLRNVTELTFPKVDPLSIGLSSIGFGSLLYGFTVAGNEGWTSPTAIYVLLIGCIGLFLFITRQLRMEHPMLEFRVFKYPVFTISTIIGMIAFMGLIGVETLLPLYMQNMREFTAFQSGLALLPGAIISGFMSPLTGRIFDKIGAKLLALTGLTILTSASAAFVFLDIETTFASITILYSIRMFGLSMVMMPVTTAGLNQLPQKLIAHGAAMNNTMRQVAASVGTAILVTVMTTSTQNAQGNPGIDFPGIYGVRIAFIVITMLSLAGIVLALFVTKPHKNDETKDSVANDLHQDDKVKKHG, encoded by the coding sequence ATGACCACTAACCCTTATAACAAAGTACTGATCGCTGCTCTATTACTAGCAGGATCTTTTATTACTATATTAAATCAAACCTTAATGATTACAGCCATTCCCCCTATAATGGATGAGATGAATATATCGGCCAACAGCGCCCAGTGGCTCACCACCGTGTTTATGCTTGTTAATGGAATTATGATTCCTATCAGCGCATTTTTAATTGAACGTTTTACTACCAGACAATTATTTTTGGGCGCAATGACCATTTTTACACTCGGAACCGTAGTAGGAGGCTTAGCCCCTAACTTTGGAACTCTTCTAGTAGGCAGAGTTATTCAGTCAAGTGGCGCAGGGGTTATGCTTCCACTTATGCAAACCGTTTTCTTAATGATTTTTCCGATCAATAAGCGCGGAGCGGCTATGGGTTATATTGGGCTTGTTATTTCTTTCGCCCCTGCCATAGGTCCAGCCCTTTCAGGCTGGGTCACAGCCGCTGCTTCTTGGAGATTGTTGTTTCTAGTAACACTTCCACTAGCACTTGTCATTACGGTGTTATCTTATTTCTTTTTACGAAACGTAACTGAACTTACTTTTCCGAAAGTAGATCCCTTATCTATTGGATTATCTTCCATTGGTTTTGGAAGTCTCCTATATGGATTTACTGTAGCTGGAAATGAGGGATGGACCAGCCCAACTGCCATTTACGTGCTTTTAATTGGCTGCATAGGACTGTTTCTATTTATAACTAGACAGTTGCGGATGGAACACCCAATGCTTGAATTCAGGGTGTTTAAATATCCAGTGTTTACCATTTCGACCATTATAGGAATGATTGCTTTCATGGGTTTAATAGGAGTAGAAACTCTCCTCCCGCTTTATATGCAGAATATGAGGGAGTTTACCGCTTTTCAGTCTGGACTTGCTCTTCTGCCCGGAGCGATCATTAGTGGCTTTATGTCACCTCTGACTGGCAGAATCTTTGATAAAATCGGCGCAAAATTGCTTGCTCTAACAGGGTTAACCATATTAACCTCGGCTTCAGCTGCTTTTGTTTTTCTCGACATTGAAACAACCTTTGCTTCCATCACTATCCTGTATTCCATCCGTATGTTTGGCTTATCCATGGTCATGATGCCAGTTACAACTGCAGGGTTAAATCAATTGCCTCAAAAATTAATAGCGCATGGTGCTGCTATGAATAACACCATGAGGCAGGTGGCTGCTTCTGTTGGTACGGCCATCCTAGTGACCGTGATGACCACTTCCACCCAAAATGCTCAGGGAAATCCAGGGATAGATTTCCCTGGCATATATGGTGTCCGCATAGCTTTTATCGTAATCACGATGCTATCCCTTGCAGGAATAGTACTAGCTCTATTTGTTACTAAGCCTCACAAAAACGATGAGACAAAAGACTCTGTAGCTAACGATCTGCATCAAGATGATAAAGTAAAGAAACATGGCTAA
- a CDS encoding NAD(P)/FAD-dependent oxidoreductase: protein MKHIIIGAGIVGASTAYHLSRRGEEVLIVDRKDKGQATRAAAGIICPWLTNRSNKAWYHLVMEGAKYYPFLIKELENLGLADTGYKQVGAINIFDTEEKLDRKMEVALERRQQSPEMGDITKLTPTQTKAMFPPVADHYRALHISGAAKVDGEAVSQALLSAAEMNGAVFNEGEVQLVHNGDASARVLVDDEHIEADQVIVTNGAWAKQLFASYGLNTNVTYEKAQIVHLQVPEKDTDSWPVMLPPFNHYMLTFDNGKLVIGATKENREDFETDVTMGAVHQLLNKALKVAPGLAEAAYIQTKVGFRPFTPGSLPVIGRVPGLTNVWMANGLGASGLTSGPYVGSILASLAAEEQVEINLDDYDPSNAF, encoded by the coding sequence ATGAAACATATTATTATTGGAGCAGGTATAGTTGGAGCCTCTACGGCTTATCACTTGTCGAGAAGAGGGGAAGAAGTTCTGATCGTAGACCGTAAAGACAAAGGACAGGCTACGAGGGCTGCTGCAGGAATCATATGCCCCTGGTTAACGAACCGCTCGAATAAAGCATGGTATCATTTAGTAATGGAAGGCGCGAAGTATTACCCATTCCTCATTAAAGAATTGGAGAACCTTGGATTAGCCGATACAGGTTATAAGCAAGTGGGAGCGATCAATATCTTTGATACGGAAGAGAAATTAGACCGAAAAATGGAGGTTGCTTTGGAACGCAGACAGCAGTCACCGGAAATGGGAGACATTACAAAACTAACTCCTACGCAGACCAAAGCGATGTTTCCTCCTGTAGCTGACCATTATAGAGCGCTTCATATCAGTGGCGCAGCAAAAGTGGATGGAGAAGCGGTTTCGCAGGCTCTACTTTCCGCAGCAGAGATGAACGGCGCTGTCTTTAATGAAGGAGAGGTTCAACTCGTTCATAATGGAGATGCTTCTGCTAGGGTTCTGGTAGATGATGAACATATTGAGGCAGATCAGGTAATCGTTACAAATGGGGCCTGGGCTAAACAATTATTTGCTTCTTACGGTTTAAATACAAATGTGACGTATGAAAAGGCTCAAATCGTTCATTTACAAGTTCCTGAAAAGGATACAGACTCATGGCCAGTCATGCTTCCGCCATTTAATCACTACATGCTGACTTTTGACAACGGAAAATTGGTTATTGGGGCTACCAAAGAAAATCGTGAGGATTTTGAAACGGATGTGACGATGGGAGCGGTTCATCAACTGTTAAATAAAGCTTTAAAAGTAGCTCCAGGACTTGCTGAAGCTGCTTATATTCAAACAAAAGTTGGTTTTCGTCCATTCACGCCAGGCTCTTTACCTGTTATTGGCCGTGTGCCGGGGCTCACGAACGTATGGATGGCAAATGGTCTAGGTGCATCAGGATTGACCAGTGGTCCATATGTAGGATCTATTCTTGCTAGTTTAGCGGCAGAAGAACAAGTAGAAATCAACTTAGATGATTATGATCCTTCTAACGCATTTTAA
- a CDS encoding peptide ABC transporter substrate-binding protein, which yields MKKAKWLWLGLVLLASLFLASCSSGNDSETSSNDDSKDNEDSTSKSSEQVLHLSEGAEIPTMDSSLTIDALASQWLGSTKDGLYRLGENGKPEPGIAKNHEMSEDGLTWTFNLREDAKWSNGDAVTANDFVYAWRRAVDPEIGSEYGPYMMSGVIKNAEAVSKGEMALEELGVKAVDDYTFEVTLEKPTPYFESMTTFGTFLPLNQKFVEEKGDQYALEADGLLSNGPFVMTEWNHGEGWKLERNPDYWDADAVQLEEINVSVVKETAAAVNLYQTDEIDRVNLSSEFVDEYRSSKELKVEEEPTIFFLKMNQENEILSNLNARKAIQMVVDRQSMVEVILNNGSITTGGNVPANFTKHPESGEDFREINGALVEHDLKKAQEYWSKAKEELNIENAELRYLGGDTEVAKNLDAYIKDQLEKLDGLSVKVESVPFKVRLDRDKNMDYDIENYGWGPDYIDPNTFLNLWVTDGGNNKTGYSSEAYDSLIQKAGDELAQKPVERFEAFLEAEKLLIKEDAVIAPLYQRARAQLWKPDVKGVTTNPMGPDYTYKYAYIEGE from the coding sequence ATGAAAAAGGCTAAATGGTTATGGTTAGGGCTGGTTTTGCTTGCCAGTCTATTCCTTGCTTCATGTTCCAGTGGGAATGATTCAGAAACAAGCAGTAACGATGACAGTAAAGATAACGAGGATAGTACATCAAAGTCCAGTGAGCAGGTTCTGCACCTTTCCGAGGGAGCAGAAATACCGACCATGGATTCTTCCTTAACAATTGATGCTTTGGCTTCTCAATGGCTGGGGTCTACAAAAGATGGTCTTTATCGCTTAGGCGAAAATGGAAAACCAGAACCAGGGATAGCAAAAAATCATGAAATGAGCGAAGATGGTTTGACCTGGACATTCAATTTAAGAGAAGATGCTAAATGGTCAAATGGAGATGCAGTCACAGCCAATGATTTTGTCTATGCATGGAGACGAGCGGTTGATCCTGAAATTGGATCGGAATATGGTCCTTATATGATGAGTGGTGTAATTAAAAATGCAGAGGCCGTTTCCAAGGGCGAAATGGCTCTAGAAGAGCTTGGTGTGAAAGCAGTAGACGATTATACCTTTGAAGTAACATTAGAAAAACCAACACCTTACTTTGAGTCAATGACTACATTTGGCACATTCCTGCCGCTAAATCAAAAGTTTGTTGAAGAAAAAGGCGATCAATATGCACTGGAAGCTGACGGACTTCTTTCGAATGGTCCATTCGTAATGACGGAGTGGAATCATGGGGAAGGATGGAAACTTGAAAGGAATCCTGATTACTGGGATGCAGATGCTGTTCAGTTAGAAGAAATTAATGTAAGCGTAGTAAAAGAAACGGCTGCAGCTGTCAACCTTTATCAAACAGATGAAATAGATCGAGTCAACCTGTCTTCAGAATTCGTTGACGAGTATCGTTCGTCTAAAGAATTGAAAGTCGAAGAAGAGCCAACAATTTTCTTCCTTAAAATGAACCAGGAAAATGAAATTCTTTCTAATTTGAATGCACGTAAGGCGATTCAGATGGTAGTCGATCGTCAAAGTATGGTGGAGGTCATTTTAAATAACGGTTCAATTACCACTGGAGGTAATGTACCTGCTAACTTTACGAAACATCCTGAATCCGGAGAGGACTTCCGGGAAATTAATGGTGCATTAGTGGAGCACGATCTAAAGAAAGCACAGGAGTATTGGTCAAAAGCAAAAGAAGAGTTAAACATAGAGAATGCAGAACTCCGTTATTTGGGCGGAGATACAGAGGTTGCTAAAAACCTGGATGCTTATATTAAAGACCAGCTTGAAAAATTAGACGGCTTGTCAGTTAAGGTCGAAAGTGTTCCTTTTAAAGTGCGTTTAGATCGTGATAAGAACATGGATTATGACATCGAAAATTATGGCTGGGGTCCAGATTATATTGATCCGAACACATTTTTAAACCTATGGGTAACAGATGGAGGAAACAATAAGACCGGCTATTCAAGTGAAGCATATGATTCTCTAATTCAAAAAGCAGGAGATGAACTAGCTCAAAAGCCTGTTGAACGTTTTGAAGCCTTTTTGGAAGCTGAGAAGCTGCTTATTAAAGAGGATGCAGTTATTGCTCCCCTTTATCAGCGAGCAAGAGCACAGCTGTGGAAGCCAGATGTTAAAGGGGTAACCACGAATCCAATGGGACCTGATTACACCTATAAGTATGCCTATATTGAAGGTGAATAA
- the sppA gene encoding signal peptide peptidase SppA yields the protein MNKRVGASIIAGGILLIAIVFQVINVFTTDEDAENMTSMFSGSEKPQEKIIEQGSTSKRIAQINLEGTIMNNPGSNPNPFSGGGYQHEQFLKQLETIKEDPSIKGVLLHVNSPGGGVYESAEIHDKLLELKEADKEFYVSMGSMAASGGYYISTPADQIFASNETFTGSLGVIMENVNYQELANEYGVKFNTFKSGKYKDIMSPTREMTEEEREIIQTLVDDSYQEFVDVISTGRDIPEERVRELADGRIYSGKQAAENGLVDQIGFQEDALNALKEQIGGNPQVIKYKNSVGSFFNLPLAKSFLPNNEIRYIEELISERQGPKLMYLYSE from the coding sequence ATGAATAAACGTGTAGGTGCAAGTATTATTGCAGGCGGAATTCTATTAATAGCTATTGTATTCCAAGTAATTAATGTATTCACCACTGATGAGGATGCGGAGAATATGACTTCTATGTTCTCAGGAAGTGAGAAGCCTCAGGAGAAAATCATTGAGCAGGGTTCTACTTCCAAGCGCATTGCACAAATTAATCTAGAAGGTACAATTATGAACAACCCAGGTTCTAACCCGAACCCATTTAGTGGGGGTGGCTATCAGCACGAACAATTCTTGAAGCAATTGGAAACCATTAAAGAAGACCCTTCCATTAAAGGTGTACTTCTACATGTAAACTCACCAGGCGGAGGAGTTTACGAAAGTGCAGAAATTCACGATAAACTCTTAGAATTAAAAGAAGCTGATAAAGAATTCTATGTTTCCATGGGAAGCATGGCTGCTTCCGGCGGTTACTATATCTCTACTCCTGCTGATCAAATTTTTGCTTCAAACGAAACGTTTACCGGATCTCTTGGGGTTATCATGGAAAACGTGAATTACCAGGAACTGGCAAATGAGTATGGAGTCAAATTCAATACATTTAAAAGCGGTAAATATAAGGATATCATGAGTCCAACAAGAGAAATGACGGAAGAGGAACGAGAAATCATCCAAACGCTTGTAGATGATTCATACCAAGAATTTGTCGATGTGATTTCAACTGGCCGTGATATTCCAGAGGAGCGTGTCCGAGAGCTTGCGGATGGACGAATCTATTCAGGAAAGCAAGCAGCAGAAAATGGCTTAGTGGATCAAATTGGCTTTCAGGAAGATGCCTTAAATGCGCTTAAAGAACAGATAGGCGGAAACCCGCAGGTCATTAAGTATAAGAACAGTGTCGGTTCATTCTTCAATTTACCACTAGCTAAAAGTTTCTTGCCAAATAATGAAATCCGTTATATAGAGGAGCTCATCAGTGAACGCCAGGGACCTAAACTAATGTACTTATATAGCGAGTAA
- a CDS encoding RDD family protein — METTEQHPGVKPPLSLLRGQKEDIQRLLYAGFWTRFFAYIIDLLVLWSVNTVVTKPLIGLVNLEGAKLWIEMFSASNLLTSLLFFLYFILMTKFFRATLGKMIFGLSVESLTDKPLTNGQIFFRECIGRYISMAVFGIPYLVVAFTKRHQGIHDLFADTSVIKNKFRQLNHLIEDKSDT, encoded by the coding sequence ATGGAAACTACAGAACAGCATCCAGGTGTTAAACCACCTCTCTCTCTATTGAGAGGTCAAAAAGAGGATATCCAGAGATTACTATACGCCGGATTTTGGACACGTTTTTTTGCGTATATTATTGATTTACTTGTGCTTTGGAGCGTAAACACAGTTGTAACTAAACCACTAATTGGTTTAGTAAATTTAGAGGGAGCAAAATTATGGATAGAGATGTTTAGTGCTTCTAATCTGCTTACCTCCCTTCTCTTTTTCCTTTACTTCATTTTAATGACCAAGTTCTTTAGAGCAACTCTTGGAAAAATGATATTTGGTTTATCCGTCGAGTCGCTGACTGATAAACCTTTAACTAACGGACAGATATTCTTCCGCGAATGCATCGGTAGATACATTAGCATGGCTGTTTTTGGAATTCCTTATTTAGTGGTCGCTTTTACTAAAAGGCACCAGGGAATTCATGACCTATTCGCAGATACATCTGTTATTAAAAATAAATTCAGGCAACTGAATCACTTGATCGAAGATAAATCAGACACTTAA
- a CDS encoding cytochrome P450 family protein, with amino-acid sequence MENTETIYRSNFKIGAYTFYQDLRLNQPVFPMSSGGSNSSWIITKYDHVKELLKSPSFIKDQNKLFSQSSREEMNADELNIFQNMMLDVDPPDHTRLRKLVQPYFNPKTIKQLEPRITEIAQELLEEMKHKKGSVDLIDDYAFPLPIIVISELLGVPVEDRNKFRKWSNTIVAASDNMTADFQEDVEAFTAYLTSLFEKRKAEPEEDLISSLLQTAEEEEQLTKAELYSMVVLLIIAGHETTVNLIGNTMFALFEHPEQMSKIKFDQTLIPSAIEEGLRFYSPVDFSTARWAEEDMEFHGQEIRGGDLVLASISSANRDEEKFSHAEQFDVTRSKNAHVAFGFGIHFCLGAPLARLEGKVAIEELLSAFPNIDLNRTMNRPEWKPVFLLRGLSQLPVALN; translated from the coding sequence ATGGAAAATACTGAAACTATTTATAGATCAAACTTCAAAATAGGAGCCTATACTTTTTATCAAGATCTGCGCTTAAATCAACCGGTTTTTCCTATGTCCAGTGGAGGTTCCAATAGTTCCTGGATTATAACTAAGTATGATCATGTAAAAGAATTATTAAAGTCTCCCAGTTTTATTAAAGATCAGAATAAATTATTCTCCCAATCTTCACGGGAAGAGATGAATGCAGATGAACTGAATATATTTCAAAACATGATGCTGGACGTTGACCCACCCGACCACACCAGACTTCGTAAGCTGGTCCAACCTTATTTCAATCCTAAAACGATTAAGCAACTGGAACCCCGAATTACTGAAATTGCGCAAGAACTACTTGAAGAAATGAAACATAAAAAAGGGTCTGTAGATTTAATTGATGATTACGCTTTTCCTCTGCCAATAATTGTGATTAGTGAACTTCTGGGTGTACCCGTTGAAGACCGAAACAAATTTAGAAAATGGTCCAATACCATAGTAGCTGCCTCTGACAATATGACTGCTGATTTTCAGGAAGATGTAGAAGCATTTACCGCCTACTTAACCAGTCTTTTCGAAAAAAGGAAAGCAGAACCTGAAGAGGATTTAATCTCTTCTTTACTGCAAACTGCGGAAGAAGAAGAGCAATTAACCAAAGCAGAATTATACTCGATGGTTGTCTTGTTAATAATTGCAGGCCATGAAACAACGGTTAATCTAATTGGCAATACAATGTTTGCTCTTTTTGAACATCCTGAGCAAATGTCTAAAATCAAATTTGATCAAACGCTCATTCCTTCTGCGATTGAAGAAGGACTTCGTTTTTATAGTCCCGTTGACTTTTCAACAGCGCGCTGGGCAGAGGAGGACATGGAGTTCCATGGTCAAGAGATTCGGGGTGGAGACTTAGTTCTAGCATCTATAAGTTCCGCAAATCGCGACGAAGAGAAATTCAGCCATGCTGAGCAATTTGATGTGACAAGAAGCAAAAATGCCCATGTGGCCTTTGGGTTCGGAATCCACTTTTGTCTCGGTGCTCCTCTGGCGCGTCTGGAAGGTAAAGTCGCTATTGAAGAGCTGCTGAGCGCTTTTCCAAATATCGATTTAAACCGTACAATGAATAGACCTGAATGGAAGCCGGTATTTCTCCTGCGAGGTCTTTCCCAGCTTCCAGTTGCTTTAAATTAA
- a CDS encoding IS3-like element ISHaha3 family transposase (programmed frameshift) has protein sequence MSKLTSQEKYLIVQRYLTENVSFRDLEKEFGVDSSSIRYWVKLSEYHGSEAFDFPYTNYSAAFKLKVIQRIEEEEYSIREASAMFHIPDFSMVRRWRKKWLEGGKEALESTRKGPTQMTSHKKKEDSMDSYEALKKENERLRMENEYFKKVRDLSSKKESISKEEQAQVIDELRFHFPVKQLTEIADIPRSTYYHWKEKQLEPKTDRPLKELITSIFKEHKGRYGYRRIENELRNLGHEVNHKKVYRLMKELGLQSTVKMKKYRSYKGKVGQTAPNILNRNFKADQPNQKWVTDITEFKLFGEKLYLSPVLDLFNGEIITYTIGSRPTYSLVNNMLDQAFERLHPSDELVMHSDQGWHYQMAPYRKKLKDHQVTQSMSRKGNCHDNAVMENFFGIMKSEFLYLREFESVAHFKQELEEYIHYYNHKRIKSKLRISPISYRARFQESA, from the exons ATGTCTAAACTTACTTCTCAAGAAAAGTACCTGATCGTCCAACGTTATCTCACGGAAAATGTCAGTTTCCGTGACTTAGAAAAAGAGTTTGGAGTGGATAGTTCTTCCATCCGTTATTGGGTGAAATTATCCGAATATCATGGTAGTGAAGCCTTCGACTTCCCCTATACAAACTATTCAGCTGCCTTTAAACTGAAAGTAATTCAACGTATAGAGGAAGAAGAATATTCGATTCGAGAAGCTTCCGCTATGTTTCACATCCCCGATTTCTCCATGGTACGCCGATGGCGTAAGAAGTGGCTGGAAGGCGGAAAAGAAGCCCTTGAATCTACAAGGAAGGGGCCAACACAGATGACGTCTCATAAGAAGAAAGAAGATTCAATGGATTCTTATGAAGCCTTAAAGAAAGAGAATGAACGCTTACGGATGGAAAATGAATACT TTAAAAAAGTTAGAGACCTTAGCTCAAAAAAAGAAAGCATCTCGAAAGAAGAACAAGCGCAAGTAATCGATGAGTTAAGGTTTCATTTTCCAGTTAAACAGCTGACGGAAATAGCTGATATCCCTAGAAGTACCTATTACCATTGGAAAGAAAAGCAACTCGAGCCAAAAACGGACCGACCATTAAAGGAGCTTATCACCTCCATTTTTAAAGAACATAAAGGTCGCTACGGCTATCGCCGCATTGAAAATGAGCTTCGTAATCTAGGTCATGAAGTGAACCATAAAAAAGTCTATCGTCTTATGAAAGAACTGGGGCTTCAGTCTACGGTGAAAATGAAGAAATATCGTTCTTATAAAGGGAAAGTTGGTCAAACGGCTCCAAACATCTTAAATCGGAATTTCAAGGCGGATCAGCCGAATCAGAAATGGGTGACAGACATTACGGAGTTCAAGCTATTTGGCGAGAAGCTTTATCTTTCCCCTGTCTTAGATCTATTCAATGGAGAAATCATCACGTACACAATTGGTTCCAGACCCACCTATTCCTTGGTGAACAACATGTTAGACCAAGCATTTGAACGCCTTCATCCATCGGATGAACTGGTTATGCACTCCGACCAGGGATGGCATTACCAAATGGCTCCCTATCGAAAGAAATTGAAAGACCATCAAGTTACCCAAAGCATGTCCAGAAAAGGGAATTGTCATGATAACGCCGTTATGGAGAACTTTTTCGGTATCATGAAATCGGAATTCCTTTATTTAAGAGAATTTGAAAGTGTGGCCCATTTCAAACAAGAATTAGAGGAATATATCCATTATTATAATCATAAACGCATCAAATCGAAGCTCAGAATAAGCCCCATTTCCTATCGAGCCCGCTTTCAAGAATCGGCGTGA